Proteins encoded together in one Mastomys coucha isolate ucsf_1 unplaced genomic scaffold, UCSF_Mcou_1 pScaffold16, whole genome shotgun sequence window:
- the LOC116093607 gene encoding glutathione S-transferase Mu 1: MPMILGYWNVRGLTHPIRMLLEYTDSSYEEKRYTMGDAPDFDRSQWLNEKFKLGLDFPNLPYLIDGSHKITQSNAIVRYLARKHHLCGETEEERIRADIVENQVMDTRMQLIMLCYNPDFEKQKPEFLKAIPEKMKLYSEFLGKRPWFAGDKVTYVDFLAYDILDQYRIFEPKCLDAFPNLKDFLARFEGLKKISAYMKSSRYISTPIFSKMAHWSNK; this comes from the exons ATGCCTATGATACTGGGATATTGGAACGTCCGCGGA CTGACACACCCCATCCGCATGCTCCTGGAATACACAGATTCAAGCTATGAGGAGAAGAGATACACCATGGGCGATG CTCCCGACTTTGACCGAAGCCAGTGGCTGAATGAGAAGTTCAAGCTGGGCCTGGATTTTCCTAAT CTGCCCTACTTGATTGATGGATCACACAAGATCACACAGAGCAATGCCATCGTGCGCTACCTTGCCCGCAAGCACCACCTGT gtggagagacagaggaggagaggatcCGTGCAGACATTGTGGAGAACCAGGTCATGGACACCCGCATGCAGCTCATCATGCTCTGTTACAACCCTGACTTT gagaagcagaagccagagttcCTGAAGGCCATCCCTGAGAAAATGAAGCTCTACTCAGAGTTCCTGGGCAAGCGCCCATGGTTTGCAGGGGACAAG GTCACCTATGTGGATTTTCTTGCTTATGACATTCTTGACCAGTACCGTATATTTGAGCCCAAGTGCCTGGACGCCTTCCCAAACCTGAAGGACTTCCTGGCCCGCTTCGAG GGCCTGAAGAAGATCTCTGCCTACATGAAGAGTAGCCGCTACATCTCAACACCTATATTTTCAAAGATGGCCCACTGGAGTAACAAGTAG